The following proteins are co-located in the Haloarcula rubripromontorii genome:
- a CDS encoding cupin domain-containing protein — protein sequence MEKVSIDAVDSRMGPASVKRALAGPLGTDNIALNHYELAPGESFGFGYHRHPDQEEVFIIQSGTATFETEDGDVRVEAGEAIRFAPGEWQRGHNEGEERVVALALGAPQEMGDTDMLRHCEECGGRTHNHVEMTPDRDALVTRCAECDAETGRFS from the coding sequence ATGGAGAAAGTCAGCATCGACGCCGTCGACTCGCGGATGGGGCCGGCGTCGGTCAAGCGGGCGCTCGCTGGTCCACTCGGCACCGACAATATCGCGTTGAATCACTACGAACTGGCACCCGGCGAATCCTTCGGCTTCGGCTACCACCGCCACCCGGATCAGGAGGAGGTGTTCATAATCCAGTCAGGCACAGCGACGTTCGAAACGGAGGACGGCGACGTCCGCGTCGAAGCCGGAGAGGCCATCCGATTTGCGCCCGGTGAATGGCAACGCGGCCACAACGAGGGTGAGGAGCGTGTGGTCGCGCTTGCGCTCGGCGCACCACAGGAAATGGGCGATACGGATATGCTTCGACACTGCGAGGAGTGTGGCGGTCGCACGCACAACCACGTCGAGATGACGCCCGACCGCGACGCGCTCGTGACACGCTGTGCGGAATGTGACGCAGAAACCGGCCGGTTCTCGTAG
- a CDS encoding aldo/keto reductase, translated as MVGVGTWDIDGDTVQQSVRAGLDAGYGHVDTAEGYKNEGEIGEALADYDREDVFLTSKVLPKHLDYESVIEACEASLDRLGTDYLDLYLVHWPNPATSIRETMDAMATLHDQGKIRNVGVSNFSAYQLGAAQHVADVPIAVNQIEYHPWNTQDQVVEFCRDTDTVVEAAAPLGRTDVFADDVVQDLAEKYDRSPAQIVLKWAVENEVVVLPKSSSPEHVRQNCDLFDWDLDAADHERIDAIEREQAVYDTGVYDWDNDTYGISQ; from the coding sequence ATGGTCGGCGTCGGGACGTGGGACATCGACGGCGACACCGTCCAGCAGTCAGTTCGGGCCGGACTCGACGCGGGCTACGGCCACGTGGACACGGCCGAAGGGTACAAGAACGAGGGCGAAATCGGCGAGGCCCTCGCCGACTACGACCGCGAGGACGTGTTCCTCACATCCAAGGTGCTGCCAAAGCATCTCGACTACGAGTCGGTCATCGAGGCCTGTGAGGCGTCGCTGGACCGACTTGGGACTGACTACCTCGACCTGTATCTCGTCCACTGGCCCAACCCTGCGACCTCGATTCGGGAGACGATGGACGCGATGGCCACGCTCCACGACCAGGGGAAGATCCGTAACGTCGGCGTCTCGAACTTCAGCGCGTACCAGCTCGGGGCCGCCCAGCACGTCGCCGACGTGCCTATCGCTGTCAATCAGATCGAGTACCATCCCTGGAACACGCAGGACCAGGTGGTCGAGTTCTGCCGCGACACCGACACTGTCGTGGAGGCTGCCGCGCCACTGGGTCGAACGGACGTGTTCGCGGACGATGTCGTTCAGGACCTGGCAGAGAAATACGACAGGTCGCCGGCTCAGATCGTCCTGAAGTGGGCGGTCGAAAACGAGGTGGTCGTCCTGCCGAAGTCCTCCTCGCCCGAGCACGTCCGCCAGAACTGCGACCTGTTCGACTGGGACCTCGATGCCGCCGACCACGAGCGCATCGACGCCATCGAACGCGAGCAGGCAGTCTACGACACCGGCGTCTACGACTGGGACAACGACACCTACGGTATCTCGCAATAG
- a CDS encoding CPBP family intramembrane glutamic endopeptidase: MVRSDFIMEIRRYIVNPAERRLRAPWRVTLWLFLAGFGLVLLSGVVAVVSSVVRMTPAVAVARQIALFAAGTVIAVVIGYLLDRRTLSDYGLGFDRQWWRDAAFGLALGAGLPTLVLLVEVAVGFAEVSVALATVDSGPLPLTAFGPPVAVLLLGGFFLVQATAEEVLVRGYLLTNTAEGLAGWVGKRGAIIAATGLTGALFGVLHWTNPSASLLSVANITLYGLLLGACYVLTGRLGVASGFHVAWNYTLALLGFPVSGLRMGVAMLSTSATGPALVTGGGFGPEGGLIAIPLLGVGGAALYWWVRREYGAVEILDGVATPQLRVRTRSDTANQDG, encoded by the coding sequence ATGGTCAGGTCGGACTTCATCATGGAGATACGGCGCTATATTGTCAATCCCGCAGAGCGCCGACTGCGGGCGCCGTGGCGGGTCACCCTCTGGCTGTTTCTCGCCGGGTTCGGCCTTGTCCTCCTCTCTGGAGTGGTCGCAGTGGTGTCGTCAGTGGTGCGCATGACGCCGGCGGTCGCAGTTGCACGCCAGATCGCGCTCTTCGCTGCCGGCACCGTCATCGCGGTCGTGATCGGCTATCTGCTCGACCGGCGGACGCTCTCCGACTATGGGTTGGGGTTCGACCGCCAGTGGTGGCGCGACGCGGCTTTCGGCCTCGCGCTCGGGGCGGGGCTTCCCACGCTGGTTCTGCTCGTCGAGGTGGCCGTCGGGTTCGCCGAGGTTAGCGTCGCCCTCGCAACCGTCGACAGCGGACCGCTCCCGCTGACTGCGTTCGGACCACCGGTCGCCGTCCTCCTTCTGGGGGGGTTCTTCCTCGTCCAAGCAACTGCCGAGGAGGTGCTCGTCCGTGGGTATCTCCTGACAAACACGGCTGAGGGGCTCGCCGGGTGGGTCGGCAAGCGGGGCGCGATCATCGCGGCGACGGGGCTGACGGGCGCACTGTTCGGTGTCCTCCACTGGACGAACCCCAGCGCGTCGCTGCTCAGTGTGGCCAACATTACTCTCTACGGCCTCCTGCTCGGTGCGTGTTACGTCCTGACCGGGCGACTCGGGGTCGCGAGCGGCTTCCACGTCGCCTGGAACTACACGCTGGCACTGCTTGGCTTCCCAGTCAGCGGCCTCCGGATGGGCGTCGCCATGCTCTCGACGAGCGCAACCGGTCCCGCGCTCGTGACCGGCGGCGGGTTCGGCCCTGAAGGGGGGCTTATCGCCATTCCGCTGCTCGGCGTTGGCGGGGCCGCGCTGTACTGGTGGGTCCGCCGCGAGTACGGCGCGGTCGAAATCCTCGACGGCGTCGCGACCCCACAGCTCCGGGTTCGGACGCGGTCCGACACCGCAAACCAAGACGGCTAA
- a CDS encoding Gfo/Idh/MocA family protein — MRFGIISTAGIARKDVIPGIQKSDHTVAAISSRTHARASEVADDFDIDSAFGDYGTMFAEADIDAVYNPLPNALHAKWSQRAADHGLDVLCEKPLTVDTAEAVDLFDYCAEQGVTLMEAFMYQFHPRTRRAREIVETELGEVHTVDASFKFSLTDPDDIRLDPELAGGSLMDVGCYAVSAVRGFLGEPDRAFAHARDSQNSGVDTNLSGILSYDDGRVASISCGFDGPRREYYRVETDDGWLEAPNCFGPDHDESVSLTYSVDGREVTETFDPVDHYRLQVEAFADAVESGETPPIDRAETLGNMRAIDALARSADTGEPVHVASPE; from the coding sequence ATGCGCTTTGGGATTATTTCAACGGCGGGAATCGCACGCAAGGACGTGATTCCGGGTATCCAGAAGTCTGACCACACGGTCGCGGCCATCAGCTCCAGAACCCATGCCCGTGCCAGCGAGGTAGCCGACGACTTCGATATCGACAGTGCCTTCGGCGATTACGGGACGATGTTCGCCGAGGCGGACATCGATGCGGTGTACAACCCGCTTCCGAACGCGCTCCACGCCAAGTGGAGCCAGCGGGCGGCCGACCACGGGCTCGACGTGCTCTGTGAGAAGCCACTGACCGTCGACACCGCTGAAGCAGTGGACCTCTTCGACTACTGTGCCGAGCAGGGCGTCACGCTGATGGAAGCGTTCATGTATCAGTTCCACCCGCGGACCCGGCGGGCCAGGGAGATCGTCGAAACCGAGCTGGGCGAGGTACACACCGTCGACGCATCGTTCAAATTCTCGCTCACAGACCCAGACGACATCCGTCTGGACCCGGAGCTGGCCGGTGGGAGCCTGATGGACGTGGGCTGTTACGCCGTCAGCGCGGTCCGGGGCTTCCTCGGCGAGCCAGACCGAGCGTTTGCGCATGCCCGGGACTCCCAGAACAGTGGCGTTGACACGAACCTCAGCGGCATCCTGTCGTACGACGACGGGCGTGTCGCCTCGATTTCCTGTGGGTTCGACGGGCCGAGACGGGAGTACTACCGAGTCGAAACCGACGATGGCTGGCTCGAAGCGCCGAACTGCTTCGGCCCGGACCACGACGAGTCAGTCTCGCTGACCTACAGCGTCGATGGCCGCGAGGTCACGGAGACGTTCGATCCGGTCGACCACTACCGGTTGCAGGTTGAGGCGTTCGCTGACGCCGTGGAGAGCGGGGAGACACCACCCATCGACCGGGCCGAGACACTGGGGAATATGCGCGCCATAGATGCGCTGGCCAGAAGCGCGGACACAGGCGAACCAGTCCACGTCGCCAGTCCCGAGTGA
- a CDS encoding acyltransferase, translating to MTKRHVSLPPLAEEGLRAFIDEVDERLSGDEDTCDVVTDVLIDLHGDREAYERWQDGADISPAERVRLQGYDPCNTTLESEYYAEKDEERFKRSKHLQWLWRQFDATPMADNVEFALRFRRMLADHLFESCGEGCRFFKGISFTYGHNIEIGDNVVVHDDVHLDDRGKLTIGDRVSISDDTHVYSHDHDAVDQTHVDNYHTIIEDDVRLTYDSMVRAGVKVGENAILAAKSIAGKDIPAHHIAAGTPAKSLTVKDGWESVAAPIEGANVDRRAERQLSYDLPDDLEQFDEFQRDLSPPDRK from the coding sequence ATGACGAAGCGTCACGTGTCGCTGCCACCGCTCGCCGAAGAGGGGCTCAGGGCGTTCATCGACGAGGTCGACGAACGCCTCTCCGGTGACGAGGACACCTGCGATGTTGTCACTGACGTGCTTATCGACCTCCACGGCGACCGGGAGGCCTACGAGCGCTGGCAGGACGGCGCGGATATCTCCCCGGCCGAGCGGGTCCGGCTTCAGGGCTATGACCCCTGTAACACGACCCTCGAGAGCGAGTACTACGCCGAGAAAGACGAGGAGCGATTCAAACGCTCGAAGCACCTCCAGTGGCTCTGGCGGCAGTTCGACGCGACGCCGATGGCGGACAACGTCGAGTTCGCCCTCCGCTTTCGCCGGATGCTCGCCGACCACCTCTTCGAATCCTGTGGTGAGGGCTGTCGATTTTTCAAGGGCATCTCCTTTACCTACGGCCACAACATCGAGATCGGCGACAACGTCGTTGTCCATGACGACGTTCATCTGGACGACCGGGGGAAGCTCACCATCGGCGACCGCGTCTCCATCTCTGACGATACCCACGTCTACAGCCACGACCACGACGCCGTCGACCAGACCCACGTCGACAACTACCACACTATCATCGAAGACGACGTGCGCCTGACCTACGACTCGATGGTCCGAGCCGGCGTGAAGGTCGGGGAAAACGCCATCCTTGCAGCAAAGTCTATCGCCGGGAAGGACATCCCTGCCCACCACATCGCCGCCGGCACGCCGGCGAAATCCCTGACAGTCAAGGATGGCTGGGAGTCTGTCGCAGCACCGATTGAGGGGGCGAACGTCGACCGCCGCGCCGAGCGGCAGTTGTCGTACGACCTGCCCGACGACTTAGAGCAGTTCGACGAGTTCCAGCGCGACCTCTCGCCGCCGGACCGGAAGTAG
- a CDS encoding PHP domain-containing protein produces the protein MVVADLHVHTTRSDGTLSLDEVPAAARRAGVEVVAVTDHDRLQPALDGPITERDGVTLLHGIELRVETETQRLDLLGYGVDPTDELRAECARIQRNRRERGARIIECVEDRLGVSLPVEPRDGLGRPHIASAIAEVSDHSFQSAFDDLIGDDCPCYVAREVPSFERGCAVLSDACGLVGLAHPFRYPDTAAALSRCDSLDAVERWYPYGRTVDNGLVDDAIERHGLIPTGGSDAHGETLGDTGLGATAWDRVQTALGV, from the coding sequence ATGGTCGTCGCTGACTTGCACGTACACACGACTCGCTCCGACGGCACCCTCTCTCTGGACGAGGTTCCGGCCGCCGCGAGGCGAGCGGGCGTCGAGGTCGTCGCCGTTACGGACCACGACCGCCTCCAGCCTGCTCTCGACGGTCCCATCACCGAGCGCGACGGTGTGACGCTGCTCCACGGTATCGAACTCCGCGTCGAAACCGAGACCCAGCGGCTGGACCTGCTGGGCTACGGCGTCGACCCCACCGACGAACTCCGGGCCGAGTGTGCGCGCATCCAGCGGAACCGCCGCGAGCGCGGCGCGCGCATCATCGAATGTGTCGAGGACCGCCTGGGCGTCTCGCTACCCGTCGAGCCCCGCGACGGCCTCGGTCGGCCGCACATTGCCAGCGCTATCGCCGAGGTGTCGGATCACTCCTTCCAGTCCGCGTTCGACGACCTCATCGGCGACGACTGCCCCTGTTATGTCGCCCGGGAGGTCCCGTCCTTTGAGCGCGGCTGTGCGGTACTCTCGGATGCGTGCGGGCTGGTCGGCCTCGCTCATCCGTTTCGCTACCCTGACACCGCGGCCGCACTCTCCCGATGTGACTCGCTCGATGCCGTCGAACGGTGGTATCCCTACGGCCGAACGGTCGACAACGGTCTCGTCGACGACGCCATCGAGCGGCACGGACTGATTCCGACCGGCGGCAGCGACGCCCACGGCGAGACACTGGGTGACACCGGTCTGGGCGCGACCGCCTGGGACCGGGTCCAAACAGCCCTCGGTGTCTGA
- a CDS encoding type 1 glutamine amidotransferase encodes MRPRIALLNAAHDGDDNRRNFRRELDADLVEYDVTERELPDTFAFDGCLVTGSRASVYWDEPWIRDLESWVTDAVDRDIAFLGVCFGHQLLAHALGGTVEPMDEYEIGYRTVDHDGENELLAGVDESFTVFTTHSDRVAEVPPGATTFAENDYGIHGFRKENVFSVQFHPEYDPETAETVTKGKDDQLADERIEAVLDGVTEANYRAACEAKQLFDNFTEFAVRQAGDVTGATTAADD; translated from the coding sequence ATGAGGCCACGAATCGCCCTGCTGAACGCAGCCCACGACGGCGACGACAACCGCCGGAACTTCCGGCGGGAACTCGACGCCGACCTCGTGGAATACGACGTGACCGAGCGCGAACTGCCCGACACCTTCGCGTTCGACGGCTGTCTGGTCACGGGCAGCCGCGCGTCCGTCTACTGGGACGAGCCATGGATCCGTGACCTCGAATCATGGGTCACGGACGCAGTCGACCGCGATATCGCGTTCCTGGGCGTCTGTTTCGGCCACCAGTTGCTCGCACATGCGCTCGGCGGCACCGTCGAACCGATGGACGAGTACGAGATCGGCTACCGAACGGTCGACCACGACGGCGAGAACGAACTGCTTGCTGGCGTCGACGAGTCGTTCACTGTCTTTACGACGCACTCGGACCGCGTCGCCGAGGTGCCACCGGGCGCGACCACGTTCGCCGAGAACGACTACGGCATCCACGGGTTCCGGAAGGAGAACGTCTTCTCGGTGCAGTTCCACCCCGAATACGACCCCGAGACGGCCGAGACAGTGACGAAGGGCAAGGACGACCAGCTCGCCGACGAGCGCATCGAAGCGGTACTGGACGGCGTCACCGAGGCGAACTATCGCGCCGCCTGCGAGGCCAAACAGCTGTTCGACAACTTCACCGAGTTCGCTGTGCGTCAGGCGGGTGACGTGACCGGCGCGACCACCGCTGCCGACGACTAA
- a CDS encoding DUF6757 family protein has protein sequence MQCHYCDREADIAVENDGVKVGVCKTHFREQMAELEDADWLEDLDEELDIDRRE, from the coding sequence ATGCAGTGTCACTACTGCGACCGTGAAGCCGATATCGCCGTCGAGAACGACGGCGTCAAGGTCGGTGTCTGCAAGACGCACTTCCGTGAACAGATGGCGGAACTGGAAGACGCCGACTGGCTCGAAGACCTCGACGAGGAACTCGACATCGACCGACGCGAGTGA
- a CDS encoding DUF5789 family protein, producing MRMLSNATDAFQSYDYPISAEEIIESDGDMELELPNGTERLGDALSRSAPETFESAEDAEFAAFSGVSSKAIGRKGYSDRDPICMGEDGPDQVSF from the coding sequence ATGCGAATGTTAAGCAACGCGACGGACGCCTTCCAATCGTACGACTACCCGATTTCCGCGGAGGAAATTATCGAGAGCGACGGCGACATGGAACTGGAGCTGCCAAACGGCACCGAACGGCTGGGCGACGCACTCAGCCGGTCGGCCCCGGAAACCTTCGAAAGCGCGGAAGACGCCGAGTTCGCAGCGTTCTCGGGTGTGTCGAGCAAGGCCATCGGCCGGAAGGGCTACTCCGACCGCGACCCGATCTGCATGGGCGAAGACGGGCCGGACCAGGTCTCCTTCTAA
- a CDS encoding Nmad3 family putative nucleotide modification protein, producing MRSVAINVGANTNEPGFRGPLFPDGSFEYIPIPESKPTSEPVPTYGDLDLRTDVSAVADQPVHFDPEFPEAGGERYTYGDEHGVKAGPLSELSAGDYLFFYATLSVAGERPAWASPEWGAHVIGHFRLARDAVSGETYRDLPPEEQAQFASNAHVKRDPFDARVLIRGNAEESQLYNTVVPLSAPSGGTDANELVTDLSSDSGKGPWWRRPMRFDEAGTERLLELADSNPSAIER from the coding sequence ATGCGAAGTGTCGCTATCAACGTCGGAGCCAACACGAACGAACCCGGCTTCCGGGGGCCGCTGTTTCCCGACGGCTCTTTCGAGTACATCCCGATCCCCGAATCGAAACCGACCAGCGAGCCGGTGCCGACCTACGGCGACCTCGACCTGCGGACCGACGTGTCCGCGGTGGCCGACCAGCCGGTTCACTTCGATCCGGAGTTCCCGGAAGCCGGCGGCGAACGCTACACGTACGGGGACGAACACGGCGTGAAGGCGGGGCCGCTCTCCGAACTGTCGGCCGGTGACTACCTCTTCTTTTACGCGACGCTATCGGTGGCTGGTGAGCGCCCGGCCTGGGCATCTCCGGAGTGGGGAGCGCACGTCATCGGCCACTTCCGACTTGCACGTGATGCGGTGTCCGGTGAGACATACCGCGACCTCCCGCCCGAGGAGCAGGCCCAGTTCGCCTCGAACGCCCACGTGAAACGGGATCCATTCGACGCTCGCGTTCTCATTCGCGGCAATGCCGAGGAGTCACAACTGTACAACACAGTGGTCCCGCTGTCGGCCCCGAGCGGCGGCACCGACGCCAACGAACTGGTCACCGACCTGTCCTCGGACTCGGGGAAGGGGCCGTGGTGGCGGCGGCCGATGCGGTTCGATGAGGCTGGCACGGAGCGACTGCTCGAACTGGCCGACAGCAACCCCAGCGCTATCGAACGCTGA
- a CDS encoding RAD55 family ATPase, whose amino-acid sequence MRLSSGVPGFDELIEGGLLPNRLYVVSGPPGSGKTTFCSQFITQGVKEGETCLYVTMHETKSELMQDMAGYDFGFDRAMQSDAIQFLNLVTESGKRTITQFGSEGGLTNRLVAYIRQNDIQRVVIDSTMLLQHFMNDVEDEITGFLSALKQTDATTLLISEMTDPSSYSDEHYLAHGVVFFHNFLENGSMTRGVQVIKMRGTAIDCDIREISFSDAGLRVNPDRKVET is encoded by the coding sequence ATGCGTCTCTCTAGTGGGGTCCCCGGATTCGATGAACTCATTGAGGGGGGTTTACTTCCGAACCGTCTCTACGTGGTCAGCGGCCCGCCGGGCAGCGGGAAGACAACGTTTTGTTCACAGTTCATTACACAGGGCGTCAAGGAGGGTGAGACGTGCCTGTACGTGACGATGCACGAAACCAAGTCGGAGTTGATGCAGGACATGGCCGGCTACGACTTCGGCTTCGACCGGGCCATGCAGTCTGACGCCATCCAGTTCCTCAACCTCGTTACTGAGAGCGGGAAACGAACTATCACGCAGTTCGGCAGCGAAGGCGGCCTGACGAACCGACTCGTCGCATACATCAGGCAGAACGATATCCAGCGGGTCGTCATCGACTCGACGATGCTGTTGCAGCACTTCATGAACGACGTCGAGGACGAGATCACGGGCTTTCTCTCCGCGCTGAAACAGACGGACGCGACGACACTTCTTATTTCCGAGATGACGGACCCGTCGTCCTACAGTGACGAGCACTACCTCGCCCACGGTGTTGTCTTCTTCCACAACTTCCTCGAAAACGGAAGCATGACCCGCGGCGTTCAGGTTATCAAGATGCGGGGCACAGCTATCGACTGTGACATCCGTGAAATCTCCTTTTCTGACGCGGGACTGCGGGTCAACCCTGATCGGAAAGTGGAGACATGA